From a single Saimiri boliviensis isolate mSaiBol1 chromosome 7, mSaiBol1.pri, whole genome shotgun sequence genomic region:
- the LRRC23 gene encoding leucine-rich repeat-containing protein 23 isoform X2, with amino-acid sequence MSDEDDLEDFEPDQDDFEKEDDEKETEEEEDYRKEEEEFPEEWLPNPLSEDMMKEGLSLLCKTGTGLGHAYVKLEVKERDLTDIYLLRSYIHLRYVDVSENHLTDLSPLNHLTHLLWLKADGNRLRSAQLNERPYLQTASFAYNQITDTEGISHPRLGSLNLKGNSIRMLTGLDPQKLISLHTVELRGNQLESTLGINLPKLKNLYLAQNLLKKVEGLEHLSNLTTLHLRDNQIDSLSGFSKEMKSLQYLNLRQRCKETAPFLSQQDQILEPVMEKASPSRERWSHLEAPILILSP; translated from the exons atgtCAGATGAAGATGATCTAGAAGACTTTGAGCCAGACCAGGACGATTTTGAGAAAGAAGACGACGAgaaggagacagaggaggaggaggactacagaaaagaggaggaagagttCCCTGAGGAA TGGCTGCCCAACCCCCTCTCGGAGGACATGATGAAAGAAGGGCTTTCTCTGCTCTGTAAGACGGGCACTGGGCTGGGTCATGCTTATGTCAAGCTGGAGGTTAAAGAGAG GGACCTCACAGACATCTACTTGCTGCGCTCCTACATCCATCTGCGCTATGTGGATGTCTCTGAGAACCACCTGACAGACCTGTCTCCACTCAACCACCTCACCCACCTGCTCTGGCTCAAGGCTGATGGCAATCGGCTACGGAGTGCCCAGCTGAATGAACGGCCCTACCTGCAGACTGCTAGTTTTGCTTATAACCAGATTACTGACACTGAAGGCATCTCACATCCTCGTCTGGGAAGCTTGAATCTCAAGG GGAACAGCATCCGCATGCTGACAGGTCTGGACCCCCAAAAGCTGATCAGCCTGCACACAGTGGAGCTTCGGGGGAACCAGCTGGAAAGCACCCTGGGAATCAACCTTCCTAAGCTGAAGAACCTCTACCTG GCCCAAAACTTGCTGAAGAAGGTGGAAGGCCTGGAGCACCTGAGCAATCTCACCACTCTGCATCTTCGAGATAACCAGATTGACAGTCTGAGTGGCTTCTCCAAGGAAATGAAATCCTTGCAGTACCTCAACCTGAG GCAAAGATGTAAGGAAACGGCCCCTTTCCTCAGTCAACAAGACCAGATTCTTGAGCCGGTAATGGAAAAAGCATCTCCGAGTAGGGAGAGGTGGTCGCATCTGGAAGCCCCAATTCTCATCCTGTCCCCCTAG
- the LRRC23 gene encoding leucine-rich repeat-containing protein 23 isoform X1, giving the protein MSDEDDLEDFEPDQDDFEKEDDEKETEEEEDYRKEEEEFPEEWLPNPLSEDMMKEGLSLLCKTGTGLGHAYVKLEVKERDLTDIYLLRSYIHLRYVDVSENHLTDLSPLNHLTHLLWLKADGNRLRSAQLNERPYLQTASFAYNQITDTEGISHPRLGSLNLKGNSIRMLTGLDPQKLISLHTVELRGNQLESTLGINLPKLKNLYLAQNLLKKVEGLEHLSNLTTLHLRDNQIDSLSGFSKEMKSLQYLNLRGNLVADLAELAKLRDLPKLRALVLLDNPCTDDTKYRQEALVQMPYLERLDKEFYEEEERAEADEIRQRLKENQEQESEPQRDLEPEQSLI; this is encoded by the exons atgtCAGATGAAGATGATCTAGAAGACTTTGAGCCAGACCAGGACGATTTTGAGAAAGAAGACGACGAgaaggagacagaggaggaggaggactacagaaaagaggaggaagagttCCCTGAGGAA TGGCTGCCCAACCCCCTCTCGGAGGACATGATGAAAGAAGGGCTTTCTCTGCTCTGTAAGACGGGCACTGGGCTGGGTCATGCTTATGTCAAGCTGGAGGTTAAAGAGAG GGACCTCACAGACATCTACTTGCTGCGCTCCTACATCCATCTGCGCTATGTGGATGTCTCTGAGAACCACCTGACAGACCTGTCTCCACTCAACCACCTCACCCACCTGCTCTGGCTCAAGGCTGATGGCAATCGGCTACGGAGTGCCCAGCTGAATGAACGGCCCTACCTGCAGACTGCTAGTTTTGCTTATAACCAGATTACTGACACTGAAGGCATCTCACATCCTCGTCTGGGAAGCTTGAATCTCAAGG GGAACAGCATCCGCATGCTGACAGGTCTGGACCCCCAAAAGCTGATCAGCCTGCACACAGTGGAGCTTCGGGGGAACCAGCTGGAAAGCACCCTGGGAATCAACCTTCCTAAGCTGAAGAACCTCTACCTG GCCCAAAACTTGCTGAAGAAGGTGGAAGGCCTGGAGCACCTGAGCAATCTCACCACTCTGCATCTTCGAGATAACCAGATTGACAGTCTGAGTGGCTTCTCCAAGGAAATGAAATCCTTGCAGTACCTCAACCTGAG GGGCAACTTGGTGGCCGACTTGGCGGAGCTGGCCAAGCTTCGAGACCTGCCCAAGCTGCGAGCCTTGGTGCTGCTGGATAACCCATGCACGGATGACACCAAGTACCGCCAGGAGGCCCTGGTGCAGATGCCCTACCTCGAACGTCTAGATAAGGAATTCTATGAGGAGGAGGAACGGGCTGAGGCTGATGAGATTCGGCAGAGGCTGAAGGAAAACCAGGAACAGGAGTCTGAACCCCAGCGTGATCTGGAACCGGAACAGTCTTTGATCTAG